GACTATCCCAATCAAATCAATAATGTTCTCGCCTTCCCCGGACTTTTCCGAGGTGCCTTAGATTGTCGAGCCAAAACCCTCACCACCGAGATGTATTTACAAGCCGCAAGGGCGATCGCCTCCCTTGTACCCCCCAACGTCTTAGACAAAGAACATATTATTCCTTCCGTATTTGACGAGCGTATAGTTCCCACCGTCGCCGCCGCCGTCCAACAAGCCGCCCGTGAGGCAGGAGTCGCTAGATTGTAAATAACCAAAGTAGGGTGGGCATTGCCCACCAATAAATCCTCGATCTTCAACGTCTATTTTTAACCACAAAATAATCGCCCACTGACAGGGAGAGGCAAAATCGGTTATGATATAATTTGCTGTGTTTATACGAAAAAATAATTTAAATGGCTAAAAAATCCATGATTGCACGGGAAGCAAAACGTGCAAAATTAATTGCTAAATATGCTGATAAAAGGGCTGAATTAAAAGAGCAATTCAAACAAGCTCAAGATCCCCTAGAAAAATTAGAAATTCACCGTCAATTACAACAACTTCCCCTCAATAGTTCCCCTGTTCGTCAACGTAATCGTTGTTGGGTTACTGGCAGACCTAGAGGTTACTATCGTGACTTTGGTTTATCCCGTAATGTTCTCAGAGAATGGGCACACAAGGGTTTGTTACCTGGGGTTGTTAAATCTAGCTGGTAAGTTTCTTTTGGGGCAGGGATTAATTCTTTGCCCTTTTTTAATATTTTCATCAACAGTCAATTCTCGAGATTAAAGTTAATCAAAATCTCCCCAATATAAGCAGTATTAGGTAAACTTAACACCATACTAATAACTTTCGCCACATCTTCAGGCTGAGTCATCATTTGAGGATCAAGATTTACCCCTTTCG
The sequence above is a segment of the Cyanobacterium stanieri PCC 7202 genome. Coding sequences within it:
- a CDS encoding SSU ribosomal protein S14P (PFAM: Ribosomal protein S14p/S29e~COGs: COG0199 Ribosomal protein S14~InterPro IPR018271:IPR001209~KEGG: cyc:PCC7424_2822 ribosomal protein S14~PFAM: ribosomal protein S14~SPTR: 30S ribosomal protein S14); the protein is MIAREAKRAKLIAKYADKRAELKEQFKQAQDPLEKLEIHRQLQQLPLNSSPVRQRNRCWVTGRPRGYYRDFGLSRNVLREWAHKGLLPGVVKSSW